A genomic segment from Tachypleus tridentatus isolate NWPU-2018 unplaced genomic scaffold, ASM421037v1 Hic_cluster_2, whole genome shotgun sequence encodes:
- the LOC143242347 gene encoding caprin-1-like encodes MALSNASKHQKKVAKRERFEKQQEDIRVFKEVLLMQDVLKRMSTKDVQDQFVRGANKSLELSAKDLRNFDELFKLVSLERGMKEGDASFKEQLSMASEHLISLIEGKNKEVLGTTYKYMKELLLKINEFGCFDCLCEIQDREKYNFSDKFVTETNEETQLEIEVTTTENNQVSNNSCSHTIK; translated from the exons ATGGCGTTGTCAAAT GCTAGTAAACATCAGAAGAAAGTTGCAAAGAGGGAACGGTTTGAGAAACAACAAGAGGATATCAGAGTTTTCAAAGAAGTTCTTCTCATGCAAGATGTGCTAAAGAGAATGAGCACCAAAGATGTTCAGGATCAATTTGTGAGAGGTGCTAATAAATCACTT GAGCTGAGTGCAAAGGACTTGAGGAACTTTGATGAGCTCTTTAAACTGGTTTCACTTGAGAGAGGGATGAAAGAAGGAGATGCGTCATTTAAGGAGCAGCTGAGCATGGCTTCAGAACATCTGATAAGTTTGATTGAAGGGAAGAACAAAGAAGTTCTTGGAACAACTT acaaatatatgaaagagcTTTTGCTAAAAATCAATGAGTTTGGCTGCTTTgattgtttgtgtgaaatacaggACAGAGAGAAGTACAACTTTTCTGATAAGTTTGTCacagaaacaaatgaagaaaCCCAACTGGAAATAGAAGTAACCACCACAGAAAATAACCAGGTTAGTAACAATAGTTGTAGCCACACCATAAAATAA